Part of the Salinimonas lutimaris genome, CTGAATCGCAGGGCCGACGTGAAAACCTGCTCGAGATTCTTAAAAAATCCGGCATCAGGCCGGCTGTTTTTGCCAGTTATGCTGAGTTTTGCGATGCTGACGATGCCATGGGCATCACTGTAGGCCTGGTTGAAAACAGCTTTAGCTGGTCGGCGGGTAAACAACCATTACTGATTATTACCGAAACCGAGTTACTGGGTTACAAAATCAGTCAGCGGCGACTACGTAAACAGCAGGCCACCAGCGATGAAAGTGCCATCATCCGGAACCTGGCCGAATTGTCGACCGGCCAGCCGGTGGTTCACCTTGAACACGGTGTGGGCCGGTATCTGGGATTACAGACGCTGGACGCCGGCGGTGTCACCACCGAATACCTGTGTATTGAATATGCCAAAAAATCCAAGCTTTATGTGCCGGTGTCTTCACTGCATCTTATTTCCCGCTATACCGGTGGTGAGGTAGAGTCTGCGCCGTTGCATGCACTGGGCTCAGATGCCTGGACCAGAGCCAAACAAAAAGCGGCTGAGCGGGTTCGCGATGTGGCCGCCGAACTGTTGGATGTGTATGCCAAACGGGCAGCCAACCCGGGCTTTGCCTACCCGATAAACTGGGAAGAGTATCAGAGTTTTGCCGATAGTTTCCCGTTTGAGGAAACTCCCGACCAGATGCAGGCCATTAATGCCGTTATTCAGGATATGGGCAGCCCGCAGGCAATGGACCGGCTGGTATGTGGTGATGTGGGCTTTGGCAAAACCGAGGTGGCGATGCGGGCAGCCTTTCTGGCTGCCAGTCAGGGTAAGCAGGTGGCCATTTTGGTCCCCACCACCCTGCTCGCTCAGCAGCACTATGAAAACTTTGTTGACCGGTTTGCCCAGTGGCCATTTAACATTCAGGTGATGAGCCGGTTTGTCAGTGGCAAAGCTCAAAAAGAGATTATCGGTAACATAACCGAAGGCAAGGTAGACATAGTGGTCGGGACCCACAAGTTGCTGAGTAAGGATATTAAGTTCAGCGATCTGGGCCTGGTTATCATTGATGAGGAACACCGTTTCGGGGTGCGCCAGAAAGAAAAATTCAAAGCGCTGCGCGCCGATGTGGATATTCTGACCCTGACCGCTACGCCCATTCCCCGTACCCTGAATATGTCTTTGTCAGGTATGCGTGATCTGTCAATTATCGCTACCCCACCGGCCAAGCGTTTGTCGATTAAAACCTTTGTGCAGCAGCGCAATGACTCGATTATTCGCGAAGCCATTATGCGGGAAATTCTGCGGGGTGGTCAGGTGTATTTCCTGCACAATGAAGTAGAAACCATTGAACGGGTTTCGCAGGAAATTGCCGAGGTGGTGCCCGAAGCCAGAATTGCTATTGGGCATGGCCAGATGCGCGAGCGGGAGCTCGAATCAGTCATGAGTGACTTTTACCACCAGCGTTATAATGTGCTGGTGTGTACTACCATTATCGAAACCGGTATCGATGTTCCGTCGGCCAATACCATCATCATGAACCGGGCTGATAATCTGGGATTGGCACAGCTTCACCAGTTGCGCGGCCGGGTCGGACGCTCACACCATCAGGCTTATGCATACTTGCTCACACCACACCCTAAGCGAATGACTAAAGATGCCGCCAAGCGGCTTGAAGCCATTGCCAATCTGGAAGATCTGGGAGCCGGTTTTGCTCTGGCAACACACGATCTGGAAATTCGGGGTGCCGGTGAACTACTGGGTGATGAACAATCCGGCCAGATTGCCACCGTCGGTTTTACCCTTTACATGGACATGCTCGATCAGGCAGTCACTGCGTTAAAAGAAGGTCGTGAACCATCACTCGATGATACACTGTCAGGCCAGACAGAAGTTGAATTACGGATCCCCGCCTTGTTACCCGATGATTATATTGCCGACGTAAACACCCGTTTATCTTTATATAAACAACTGGCCAGTTGTAAAACCGCCGCTGACATTGATGAGTTTCAGGTTGAGTGTATCGACCGTTTCGGCCTGTTGCCCGACTCGGCAAAAAATCTGGTTAAAGTGGCGCAACTCAAAGTGCGGGCCAAAGCACTGGGTATTACAAAAGTTGACTTATCGGCTGCGGGAGGCTCACTGGAGTTTCGTGAAGACACACCGGTGGATCCCGGCTACATTATTCAACTGGTACAGACCCAGCCTGACACCTTCAAATTTGAAGGCAGCCAGAAGCTGAAAGTGGTGAAAAAGACCGATTCCGCCGAAGCGCGAATAAAACTGATGGACACCATCCTCAATGATTTTTCCAGGGAGATGCGCTAAATGAGGTTTGCGCCAACCGCCTTGCTGGCAACCATGCTGCCGCTTATTTCAACCAGTACTGTGGCTCAGCAGAACTGGTGGTTTGACGTAGAAGTTCTGATTTTTGACCGGGGTCAGGCGATAACCGAGCAAAAAGAAACCTTTAATTATGATGAAAACCTGGCGCCAGTCAGTGCTGACTGGGATATGCTGGGTGACTACCTGCGCCCGGATATCAGTATGCTCCGGCAAAACCTGCCCGCGTGCGATCGGCCGTCCTCACCGCTGTATGTACCGGCTCCTTCTGTAGAACAGATCATCCGTGACTTTGAGCGGTGGCAGCGGGCCCAGCCTGGTTTTACTGAAGAACCATATACACCACCGGCTTTGCCAGGCAGTGAACCAGGCTATGAGCGCACTAACCGCGATGCCCAGACTGCAGATTCGGCATTTAACCCGACATCAAATGGTCCCAGCCCAGCTCAGATCGCCGGTGAATGGCTGGCCTTTCATGGTCCGCAAACAGTACAGCTTAAGCTGGATGTTCCGCGCATGCGCTTTTGTGAGACAGACACTGCCTGGATAACCTATACTGATCACCAATGGAAGGTAAATAATCCGGATAACAGCTTGCCGTATCCGGATGAAGTGCCGATTGTGCCTGACGGCGATAGTCAGTTTACCGGTGCGCCTCAGCTTCTACCTTCATCAGCCAGAGAGCTGACCAAGCTATCTGCCCAGGTGCGCTCTGCCCGTGAGCTGACCAGATTATTACACACAACCTGGCGACAACCGGTTGCTTTTGGTAAAAACAAAGCCGCCAGCGTACACCTGTTTGCAGGTCAAAATTATGCCAGCCAGTTTGATACCTCAGGTCAGCCTAAGAAAAATGAGTTTGTCAGTATCGATTTTTCAGATCGCCGCACATTCTCTTCTGGACAGTCACCTTCAGCAATAGGACAGTCACCTGCGGATACGCAGGCATCAGCAATAAGACAGTCACCTGCAGATACACAGGCATCGCAGGACTTTTTTACTGAATTGAATCAACGATTGGCTGATCCGCAACCGGTTCCGTTTGCCACGATGATGGCCGCCGCCACCGATGATAGTCAGGATCTGCAAAAGCAGGTTGCTGCATCGTCTGCGGATGCCAATGCACCCATCTGGCAATTAGACGGATACATGAAGGTGTACCTGAAGTACATCAATCGTGTGCCATATTTGCATATTGAATCAAAGTTGCATTACCGACAGCCCATTCCTATGAATATCGCGGATATCGCCGCTGGTGCTCAGCCTGAATACCAGCTTGTATCCGTCCCATTCCATCAGATGCGCCGTGTCATCAGTAAACAGCTGCATTATTTCGATCATCCGCTATTTGGGATGGTGGTAAAAATTCGCCGCCACGAAATATAACCACAGTTCAGACCTCACATATCCTGCTGGCCACTGTCAGCAGGATATGTACCGTGCTCCCAACAACGCTTTCTTCGCATGGACAGTCACTATTCTCAGCCCTATCTGATTACCCTTGAACAGTTACTTATCCCCACTGGACTACTTATTCCCACTGGACAGTCACTTCCTCTGAACTAGCTAATGGACAGTCACTTATTTCCACTGGACAGTCACTACCTCTGCCTGAGTACAGTTGGTTTATTTGCTCATACCTGCATAATGAAATTTCTGCCTTCAACCACTGAATATGATGCCAAGACCACGTAAAAGCCTTATCAACTTGTCTGATACGCCATACTATCATTGTGTGTCTCGCTGCGTTCGCAGGGCTTTTTTGTGTGGCAAGGATACGCAGACTGGCCGAAGCTACGAACATCGCCGGCAGTGGGTAGAAGACAGAATACTGTATCTAGCTGAGGTTTTCTGTGTGGATGTCTGCGCCTATGCGGTTATGAGTAATCACACGCATTTGGTTTTGCGCATCAATAAGCAAAAGGCAGACGCCCTGTCTGTTGATGAGATTATTCATCGCTGGCATAAACTTTATAAAGGGATGTTGCTGGCCAGGCGTTATACTGACCCCACCCTTCGCGACTTATTATCTGCTGCTGAATTAGACACTGTTAATGCGCTTGCTGACGTCTATCGAAAAAGACTAAGTGATATCAGTTGGTTTATGCGGCTACTTAATGAATACATTGCCCGGCAGGCTAACAAAGAAGACGACTGCACCGGTCATTTCTGGGAGGGACGGTTCAAGTCTCAGGCATTATTAGATGAAGCTGCGCTGGCTGCCTGCATGGCCTATGTGGATTTAAACCCCGTTCGCGCCTGTCAGGCTAAAACACCGAAAACATCACCTCACACCAGCATCAGAAAGCGCCTTCTGGCTGCCGGTACTGAGTATCAGCCTCGCCAGCTACTTCCCTTCACCGGTGAACCGAAGAGCGTGATGCAAGATGGCTTGCCCTTCAGAGCTGAGGATTATTTTGCTCTTGTTGAATTAACCGGTCGACACTTTCACCCTGAAAAGCCGGGTCAAATAGACTGCACAGCTTCGCCAATTCTGGAACGTGCAGGAATAGAACACACGCACTGGTATCGCATGGTATCCGGAATCGAGACGTCGTTTAAAACCAGAGTGAGCCTTGAGCAGCACTTATCTAAGCACTTCGACGACACAACCTTCAACTCGGCCTGAAACGGCTGAGTCATTTATAGCTTCTTCTAATCAGTCTTGCCACAATGCTTTATTAAGTAAAATGCTGGCTTCCCGCCACAATCTGTTGTCAGGCTTTTTCGCCGACTAAGCGTGCTTAATACGGCTTCTGGCTGTCCAAAACATTTCCTTGTGTGGACCTTTTAACGAGTACTGTGCTCACCTTGGTACCTTGCCGAATATGATTAACCTAATGTGACTGTCCATACGATGTTTGTCCATACGATGTTTTATGTGACTGTCTATACGATGTTTTATGTGACTGTCCATGTATTAATCTCTTATTCTGGCAGCGCTAAGCTTCTCGCGAGAATTAAACATGATAAGAATCAGGTAAAGCCGCCGTCACTGCCGGCTTTACCGTTGCACTCACAAGCGTGTAATAGCCACCACGGCGGTGACAATCAAAGCCAGAATGATATTTAAAATCGCGCCTTCACGTGCCATCACCGGTATTGATAACTTGCCACTACTGTACACAATAGTATTGGTCGGCGTAGCTACCGGCATCATAAATGCGCAGCTGGCACTGATTGCTGCTGGCATCATCAGGACAATAGGATCAATATCCAGCGCCATCGCCGCACTGGCCAAAATCGGCATCAGCAAGGTGGCAGTGGCGGTATTGGAGGTCACCTCGGTCACAAAACTAACCGCAATACACAGCACCAGAATAATGCCCAGTACCGGAAATACTGACAACCCGCTCATCGCATCCCCCATCCGCTGGCTTAAGCCCGACTCAACAAATGCACTGGCCAGACAAATCCCGCCCGCATAAACCAGTAGCAGCCCCCACGGAATCTGAGTCGCAGTATCCCAGTCCAGAATCTGGCCGGGCTTTTCTTTGTTACCGTCAGGAATCAGACACATCATAATAACCCCGGCAACAGCAATGGTAGAGTCACTGACATTGGGCATATTTAAGAACGCAGTCCAGTAGGGACGAAAAATCCACGCCAGCGCTACCACACCAAATGCCATCAGCACCCGCTTTTCAGCCGGTTGCCATTCACCCGACTCTGGCAGTGTGATAGCAGGTAGAGTACCGGCAGAACGAGTCAGCCACAGCGCCATCACCGGTATACCGAGCAGGACAATGGGAATACCAGTACTCATCCAGTTTAAAAAACTGATTTCGTTGCCACTAACCTGCGTATAAACATTCATAAAAATAATATTCGGTGGCGTGCCAATCGGCGTCCCTACCCCTCCCAAACTTGCTGCATAGGCAATCCCCAGCAGCAGCGCGGTAGATAACCTGGGCGCATCCATAGAGTTTATGATGGCCATCGCAATTGGTAACAGCATCAGTGCTGTGGCGGTATTGGAGATCCACATACTCAGGATGGCAGAAGTCAGCATAAATCCCATCACCAGACTGCGGCCACTTTTGGCACCGGTCAGATTAAGCATGTAAACAGCCAGACGCTTGTGCACACCGGACTTTTCCAGTGATTTAGACAGCATAAATGCGCCCATCAACAGCATGATGACATGGCTACCCAGAGCGCCAGAGGCCGTTTGATAACTCATCACGCCGGCCATCGGAAAAGCGACAAACGGGATAAGTGCGGTCAGGGCAATGGGCAGCGCCTCGCTCACCCACAACATTGCAATGAGAATAGTCAGACCGCCGGTGACTGCCTGTTTATATTCCAGACCATTTATTGACAGCAGTTGCCAGCCTGCCAGACTTGCCAGCACACTGATTAAAATCCATTTATAGCTGATTTTCATATTGCTTTAGTACATCCTTTGCCTGTTGATAGCGCTGCGCAGCATCGTCTGACGCCTGACGCTGATTAAAGCGACTTAACCGCGGGTTTGACTGCGCCACATCCAGATTGTCCAGTATGGCCGCCGCCCCTGTCGGATTATTACAGGCCAGAACCATATCACAGCCTGCCGACAGTGCTGCTTTAGCCCGTTCAGGATAGCCACCGACCACGCTGGCACCATGCATCGATAAGTCATCAGAAAAAATCACGCCACCGAATCCCAGTCTTTTGCGTAACACTTCCTGCAACCAGTAAGGTGAAAAACCTGCAGGCTGCGCATCAACCTGTGCATAAATCACATGCGCCGGCATGACCGCATCGAGCCTGGGTGACAGTGCTTTAAACACTGACATATCAAATTCGCTGATTTGTTGTTCGCTACGCTCATCCACCGGCAATGCCACATGCGAATCGGGTTCTACGCTGCCGTGGCCTGGAAAGTGTTTTCCGGTAACCGGAATCCCCTGCTCCTGCATGCCGTCAATGACTGCACCGGCCAGGGTGATCACTTCGCTGATTCGATCAGAAAATCCCCGATCACCAATCACCTTCGAAGCACCGTCAATATCCAGCACCGGACCGAAACTCAAATCAATGTTCACGGCTTTTAGCTCATAGGCCAAAATGGTGCCACAAGCCCGCGCCAGCACGCATTGCTCCTCCAGGCTACCAGCTAATTGCCGGATTTTGCCCATCGCCGGAATAGCGGTAAAGTCCTCCCGGAAGCGTTGCACTCGTCCGCCTTCATGATCAACGGCAATCAGGATTGGCCGACCAGCAGCCCGGCGAATCTGGGCTATCAGTTCAATTAGCTGATCCCGGCATTCGTAATTACGGGAAAATAAAATTACGCCCCCCACCAGCGGGTGCGCCAGGCGTTCGCGCTCTTCTGCCGGCAACGTAGTACCAGCGCAATCTAACATTAACGGGCCCATAAAAACTCCGGTTTATTATTCTTCATTTCACGCATCCGAACCGTTAGGATAGACAAAAAACAGGGAGAGACTCACATGCTACGTCAGTTTAAGTGGTTGTTTTTCAGCGTATTGATTTTGGCTCTGCTGACAGCAGGCGGGGCGTTCTTTATGCTTAACAAGAGCCTGCCACAGCTTGACGGCACTGTACAGAGCGATTCACCGACAAAGCTGGTCAGGTTACAACGTGATACACTTGGTCAGGCAATTATCAAAGCTGAAAACCTGCCTGATGCTGCTTTTGCACTGGGTGTGGCACATGGTCAGGATCGGTTTTTCCAGATGGATTTGCAGCGCCGCGTCGCCGCCGGTGAATTAAGCGTCTGGCTGGGAGACAAGGCCCTGAGAGCAGATAAAAAAGCCCGCTTTCATCAGTTCAGACAACGCGCGAAAACCATTTTAAATCAGCTTTCTGATTCCCAGAAAAAACTGCTTAATCGCTATGCCAGCGGGGTCAATCAGGCTATCCGTACGCTTGGCACCAAACCCTTTGAATACTGGCTGACCGGATTTGATATGCAGCCCTGGACACCTGAAGACAGTATTCTGGTGGTGTTTAGCATGTACATGGATTTACAGGCCGGCCAGGTTGAGCTGGATCTGGCACGTACCGCAGTTGCTGAGCACTTCGGCCCCCAGATGCTCGACTTTATTCAGTCTGCAACGCAATATCAGGCGGCGCTGGATGGCAGTACCCTGCCTTATCGGATTGATGAAATTCCGGTATTAAGTGAATCGACTACCGCGCATTGGAATGGTGAACCGGCACCGGATCTGGGTAGCAATAACTGGGCGGTCAGCGGCGCGTTAACCGATACCCGCGATGCGATGCTGGCCAACGATATGCATCTGGGCTTGCGGGTACCGGCTATCTGGTACCGTACGCAGCTTAACTATACCCGCCAGGGCAAACCTGTACAGATGACCGGCGTCAGCCTGCCAGGTCTGCCTGGTATCGTTGTTGGCACCAATGGTGCGATTGCCTGGGGATTTACCAATGCAAATCTGGACAATGTTGACTGGATAAAACTTGGCGCTGATGCCACTACCTGGCAACTTAGCGACCCGATTCAAAGTCGCGATGGCCAGCATGATTTCAGTATCACAATGAGTGACTACGGCCCGGTGCGCACGATGAATGGTCACAAGTATGCCCTGCGCTGGGTGGCGCACCAGCCTTATGCGGTTAACCTGACCATCACTGATCTGGACCTGGCTCAGCGTACAGCAGACGCTGTTGAACTGGCCCATCAAATACGCATTCCCGTTCAGAATATGGTCATTGTGGACAGTCACGGTCAACTGGCCTGGACTCCCGGCGGCGCGGTCACTGCCCGGCCATCGCCATCCACCACTGCCATCAGCGAAACGGAGGTATCCACATTGTGGCAATACAATGAATTCTCCTTGCCGGTTGTTATGAACCCGTCATCCCAGCGCCTGTGGACAGCCAACGCCAGGGTTATTTCCACCGAACAGCTCAGCCGCTTTGGCGACGGCGGTTATGCAGTGGGTGCGCGCGGACAGCAGATCCGTGACCGTCTGTTTGACTATGAGCAATTCGACGAAGCGCGGTTTTATGCTATCCAGCTGGATAACGAAGCTCGCTTTCTTATGCCCTGGCATAATCTGCTGAGCCAGACTCTGGCTCAGCAAACTGCTCAGTACGGAGATGATCTTAACTATCTGAAAAACTGGCAAGCCTGCGCCTGTGCTGACTCTGTTGGCTATACGCTGGTCAGGGCATTTCGACGTGAAGTCACCAACCGCCTGCTGGACCCGATTACCAGCACCGTCAGTAAGCAGGGTGTCTCCCCGGCCGGCCTGCTACGTCAGACCGAAGGTGCGGTCTGGGCTATCCTCCAGCAGCAACCATATAGCTGGCTGCCGGAGCAGTACGAAAACTGGGAAGCATTTTTAGTGTCCGCATACCAGCAGGCCCGGCAGGAGCTAATGTCTGATCACAACGCCTCGTCGCTCGGCGCGTTAGCCTGGGGTAAGATAAATGCACTTGAAATAAAGCATCCGTTTGCCGCGAATATCCCTTTTATAGGCGGTCTGCTGAACATGCGAAAAATTTCCGGATTTGGTGACAGCTTTGTGCCCGCAGTTCAGCAAAGTGAATTTGGTGCATCACAACGCCTTTTTGTTCGTCCCGGACAGCTGAATAAAGCCATTTTGACCTTACCAGGTGGCCAGTCCGGTCATCCGTTATCACAATACTACCGGGCTGGTTTTAATGATTACTCTGATAACCGTCAGACCCCGCTGCTGCCGGGTAATATTGAACACACCCTCACGCTGGAGCCGGCCCGATGACACCGGCTATCACCCTGCTGACCCGGCATAAAATAAGCCATGAAGTAATTGAATTTGGTCACGACCCAAATGCGACTTCCTACGGTCTGGAAGCGGCTGAAAAACTCGGAGTCGATCCGGCGTGTGTATTTAAAACCCTGATATGTACGCTTAGCACCGGGCAGCACGTTGTCGCCGTACTGCCGGTGAGTTATCAGCTGAGCCTGAAAAAACTGGCTCAGTCAGCCGGTGCCAAAAAAGCGGCTATGGCACATCTGTCACAGATTCCCGGGATTACAGGCTATCTGCCCGGCGGTGTCAGCCCGCTGGCGCAGAAAAAATCTCTTTCAACCTATGTAGATACCTCGATAACCCGCTTTGCTCACATTTATGTCAGTGGCGGTAAGCGGGGTCTGGATATTGGCCTGAGCCCACAGGTTCTTATCTCGCTGACCCGGGCCAGACAGGCAGTTCTTATCGATGATGCGCCATAATATATACATGATACTTGTATTTACTCTTTATTTCGTATATTACTAATATACGAAATAAAAATATGAAGTAACATAATGAATACTGCTTTATTTGCACAGGCATTTATTGGTGGCCTGTTAATTGGCACCGGGGCTGTTGTGCTGATGCTATTTAACGGCCGGGTTGCCGGTATTTCCGGTATTACCGCCAGCGCACTGAGCAAACCAGCCGGTCAGCATCTCTGGCGTTATGCCTTTTTAGCCGGCCTGGTACTGGCGCCGTTTATCACAGCCCCGTTGGGATATGCCTTGCCAGTGCCATTGCCCGGAGATGCTATTTTGCTGGCCGTAGCCGGTTTACTGGTGGGTATCGGCACACGGCTTGGCACCGGCTGCACCAGTGGCCATGGCATTTGTGGTCTGGGGAGGTTATCGTTGCGCTCGCTGGTAGCCACCATCACGTTTATGGTCACCGCCATTCTCACCGTACTGGTATTACGTCTTTTTAGCTAACCGGAGTCAGCATGAAAACATTCTTATCCGCTTTGCTTGCAGGGTTATTATTTGGTGCCGGGCTCACCGTGTCCACCATGACAGATCCACTGCGCGTGCTGGCCTTTTTAGATATTTTCGGACAGTGGGATCCTACCCTGGCATTTGTCATGGGCGGTGCGCTGTGTGTATATCTGCCGGTTTACCAGTTTATCATTAAGCCCCGCCATCAGACGCTACTCAATAGCGCCTTTTATATACCGCAAAAAAGCCAGGTAGATGCTCGTCTGGTGGCCGGTGCGGTACTGTTTGGTATTGGCTGGGGACTGGCCGGTATCTGTCCGGGCCCGGCGCTGACCAACCTCACTGGTGATACCCTGGCAATCCTGTATTTTGTCCTGCCTATGCTGGCCGGACTTAAACTCTGTGACAAATGGTTATGACAGGCACTGCATCATCTGGCACGATGACACCGGCGCAGATGGCCGAAAACGCGACGGTGGCAGCACAGCTGTTAAAAGCAATGGCAAACCCCCACCGGTTAATGCTGCTATGTTTGCTTAATCAGGGCGAACTTTCGGTCGGGCAGCTCAACAAGACGCTGGCGCTGCCGCAGTCCAGTTTGTCACAGCATCTGGCCAAATTACGGGACGCCGGGCTGGTGTCCACCCGTCGCGATGCCCAGACCATTTATTATGTTCTGGCCAGTGCCCAGGTCAAAGCCATCATTGCCACCCTGTATTCCCTGTATTGCGAGTAAAAGCAGATACAAATTCATCACAGCCGGCAAGCGATATAACACCGCCTGCCGGGCAGTCGCCGCCGGTTAAATCGCCCGCTGATTGACCCGTTCACTGACCTGCTCGGCAGACTCAACACGCTCAGAATAACGGTCTACCAGATAGTCTTTGTTATCGCGCAGCATCAGGGTAAATCGCATCAGCTCTTCCATCACATCGACCACACGGTTATAAAATGGCGATGGCTTCATTCGATCATTGTCATCAAACTCCATAAACGCTTTAGGCACTGACGACTGATTGGGAATGGTAAACATACGCATCCAGCGACCCAGTACACGCAGCTGATTAACCGTATTGAACGATTGTGACCCGCCACACACCTGCATCACCGCCAGTGTTTTGCCCTGGGTCGGACGTACCCCGCCCAGATTTAGCGGAACCCAGTCCAGCTGGCTTTTAAAAATACTGCTCATTGAGCCATGACGTTCCGGAGAGCACCACACTTGTCCCTCAGACCACATCATAGCATCGCGCAACTCTTTTACCTTTGGGTGCGTTTCATCAGCGGTGTCTGTCTGCGGTAATCCTTCTGGATTGAAGATGCGGGTTTCTGCGCCCATCGCTTCAAGCATTCGGGCCGCTTCTTCCACCAGTAAGCGGCTGAACGACCGTTTACGCAACGACCCATATAACAGCAGGATCTTTGGCTTGCGACTGTCATCCGCCGGTACAAAATCTTGTGCCGCGGGCAGCGTAAACAGGGCGTTGTCGATATTTGGCATAGATGTATCGTATTCACTCATGATGGACTCCTGACACTTCATCATATTTGTTATTTCATATATAAACTTTCACATACGAAAAAACATATGTCAACAGTGCTATTGACATATATACCAACAAATACGAAAATTCATATATGTGATAAATCGTATGTGAGAGGCAATTATGATTGTTATACACCATAATCCGGCGTGTGGTACCTCACGCAATGTATTACAGGTTATCCGTGATGCGGGCTATGAGCCGCAGGTCATTGACTACCTTAACGAAGGCTGGACCCGGCCACAGTTGCTGGCCTTGTTTGCAGCAGCTGGTCTCACTCCCCGTCAGGCACTGCGTACAACAAAATCGCCGGCTCAGGAGTTGGGTCTGCTGGATGAATCAGTCTCAGATGAAGCCTTACTGGACGCGATGCTCGAACATCCGGTGTTGGTTAACCGCCCTATCGTCTGTTCTTCCAAAGGAGTGAAGTTATGTCGCCCGAGCGAACAGGTTTTGGATCTGCTGGCCCAGTGGCCCACAGGCCCGTATTTTAAGGAAGACGGTGAAATGATGCTTGATGAGCAGGGCATACGCCCCGAATAACGCTTACAAAAAACCACCTGCCGCAGCAGGTGGTTTAAATATAAGATAGGACTACAGAGATAAACAGCACAGCGACTGATTGTGCTTTTACACCGAAAAATCGCCAAGAATAACGTTGTTGGCGTAGC contains:
- the mfd gene encoding transcription-repair coupling factor; translated protein: MTATKLALPLPKLNPEGRTQDHQQWGHLQGSSDALAIASAYQQANGPVVLLTADTPSAMKLQREVAFFLNIPADQVPLFPDWETLPYDMFSPHQDIISQRLETLYHFSSQKQGLFIVPVNTLMQRLAPVDYLNKYLLMLNEGQTIDREQFRRNLEQAGYLHVSQVMSHSEFSVRGSIIDLFPMGSDRPFRLDLFDDEIETIRYFDPETQRSDDKVSQIRLLPAREFPTDKDAISLFRQQFLDRFDASQAQESVFSQVSKGTMPSGVEYYLPLFFEQTATLFDYLHPQSRLFLHGDLYKASEFFWQDVNERYEQHRYNLTRPLLTPDELFVPVNQLFERIKQWPRVSLLDTPLEEKQGQTNAASIKLADIGLNPQKKQQAESLLNTLENAWKQNGRALFIAESQGRRENLLEILKKSGIRPAVFASYAEFCDADDAMGITVGLVENSFSWSAGKQPLLIITETELLGYKISQRRLRKQQATSDESAIIRNLAELSTGQPVVHLEHGVGRYLGLQTLDAGGVTTEYLCIEYAKKSKLYVPVSSLHLISRYTGGEVESAPLHALGSDAWTRAKQKAAERVRDVAAELLDVYAKRAANPGFAYPINWEEYQSFADSFPFEETPDQMQAINAVIQDMGSPQAMDRLVCGDVGFGKTEVAMRAAFLAASQGKQVAILVPTTLLAQQHYENFVDRFAQWPFNIQVMSRFVSGKAQKEIIGNITEGKVDIVVGTHKLLSKDIKFSDLGLVIIDEEHRFGVRQKEKFKALRADVDILTLTATPIPRTLNMSLSGMRDLSIIATPPAKRLSIKTFVQQRNDSIIREAIMREILRGGQVYFLHNEVETIERVSQEIAEVVPEARIAIGHGQMRERELESVMSDFYHQRYNVLVCTTIIETGIDVPSANTIIMNRADNLGLAQLHQLRGRVGRSHHQAYAYLLTPHPKRMTKDAAKRLEAIANLEDLGAGFALATHDLEIRGAGELLGDEQSGQIATVGFTLYMDMLDQAVTALKEGREPSLDDTLSGQTEVELRIPALLPDDYIADVNTRLSLYKQLASCKTAADIDEFQVECIDRFGLLPDSAKNLVKVAQLKVRAKALGITKVDLSAAGGSLEFREDTPVDPGYIIQLVQTQPDTFKFEGSQKLKVVKKTDSAEARIKLMDTILNDFSREMR
- a CDS encoding CsiV family protein; translated protein: MRFAPTALLATMLPLISTSTVAQQNWWFDVEVLIFDRGQAITEQKETFNYDENLAPVSADWDMLGDYLRPDISMLRQNLPACDRPSSPLYVPAPSVEQIIRDFERWQRAQPGFTEEPYTPPALPGSEPGYERTNRDAQTADSAFNPTSNGPSPAQIAGEWLAFHGPQTVQLKLDVPRMRFCETDTAWITYTDHQWKVNNPDNSLPYPDEVPIVPDGDSQFTGAPQLLPSSARELTKLSAQVRSARELTRLLHTTWRQPVAFGKNKAASVHLFAGQNYASQFDTSGQPKKNEFVSIDFSDRRTFSSGQSPSAIGQSPADTQASAIRQSPADTQASQDFFTELNQRLADPQPVPFATMMAAATDDSQDLQKQVAASSADANAPIWQLDGYMKVYLKYINRVPYLHIESKLHYRQPIPMNIADIAAGAQPEYQLVSVPFHQMRRVISKQLHYFDHPLFGMVVKIRRHEI
- a CDS encoding transposase is translated as MSNHTHLVLRINKQKADALSVDEIIHRWHKLYKGMLLARRYTDPTLRDLLSAAELDTVNALADVYRKRLSDISWFMRLLNEYIARQANKEDDCTGHFWEGRFKSQALLDEAALAACMAYVDLNPVRACQAKTPKTSPHTSIRKRLLAAGTEYQPRQLLPFTGEPKSVMQDGLPFRAEDYFALVELTGRHFHPEKPGQIDCTASPILERAGIEHTHWYRMVSGIETSFKTRVSLEQHLSKHFDDTTFNSA
- a CDS encoding SLC13 family permease, producing the protein MKISYKWILISVLASLAGWQLLSINGLEYKQAVTGGLTILIAMLWVSEALPIALTALIPFVAFPMAGVMSYQTASGALGSHVIMLLMGAFMLSKSLEKSGVHKRLAVYMLNLTGAKSGRSLVMGFMLTSAILSMWISNTATALMLLPIAMAIINSMDAPRLSTALLLGIAYAASLGGVGTPIGTPPNIIFMNVYTQVSGNEISFLNWMSTGIPIVLLGIPVMALWLTRSAGTLPAITLPESGEWQPAEKRVLMAFGVVALAWIFRPYWTAFLNMPNVSDSTIAVAGVIMMCLIPDGNKEKPGQILDWDTATQIPWGLLLVYAGGICLASAFVESGLSQRMGDAMSGLSVFPVLGIILVLCIAVSFVTEVTSNTATATLLMPILASAAMALDIDPIVLMMPAAISASCAFMMPVATPTNTIVYSSGKLSIPVMAREGAILNIILALIVTAVVAITRL
- the nagZ gene encoding beta-N-acetylhexosaminidase, whose translation is MGPLMLDCAGTTLPAEERERLAHPLVGGVILFSRNYECRDQLIELIAQIRRAAGRPILIAVDHEGGRVQRFREDFTAIPAMGKIRQLAGSLEEQCVLARACGTILAYELKAVNIDLSFGPVLDIDGASKVIGDRGFSDRISEVITLAGAVIDGMQEQGIPVTGKHFPGHGSVEPDSHVALPVDERSEQQISEFDMSVFKALSPRLDAVMPAHVIYAQVDAQPAGFSPYWLQEVLRKRLGFGGVIFSDDLSMHGASVVGGYPERAKAALSAGCDMVLACNNPTGAAAILDNLDVAQSNPRLSRFNQRQASDDAAQRYQQAKDVLKQYENQL